In Oncorhynchus tshawytscha isolate Ot180627B linkage group LG23, Otsh_v2.0, whole genome shotgun sequence, the following proteins share a genomic window:
- the si:dkey-7j14.6 gene encoding membrane-spanning 4-domains subfamily A member 4A, producing MSTSITTANGVVVVTQVFPLVESGKASEPLLNVTPQIQSAPLAVPLPTTKVSEMTRVFLQLQPQSLGIVQIVLGLVCMVMSLSALLTPILYDQFPLFMGVAFVLSGSLTVAARKGTRLSLIKGTLAVNVISVLVALAGVAYICMLLTVKHEDGFCIETDDNYTSNSNQNRIQECTRMVRTIYTVLNGVKGLLLVLTVMELCVALTVCVFSGKVIHLHGYYSLSRGRGMVVVETGTDPTGASQASLSDSDVALLGSVEDSDTPAPPYSP from the exons ATGTCCACCTCTATCACAACTGCAAATGGAGTTGTGGTAGTGACACAAGTGTTCCCCTTGGTGGAGAGTGGCAAGGCTTCAGAGCCACTTCTGAATGTCACTCCCCAAATCCAGAGTGCGCCCCTCGCTGTGCCACTGCCTACCACTAAAGTGTCAGAGATGACAAGGGTGTTCCTGCAGCTTCAGCCACAATCTCTTGGG ATTGTGCAGATCGTCCTTGGATTGGTGTGCATGGTGATGAGCCTGTCTGCTCTTCTCACCCCTATCCTGTATGACCAGTTCCCACTCTTCATGGGAGTTGCT TTTGTCCTCTCTGGATCTCTCACTGTGGCTGCCCGGAAAGGAACACGTTTGAGTCTG ATTAAAGGGACTCTGGCTGTGAATGTCATCAGTGTTCTTGTGGCTCTGGCTGGGGTTGCCTATATTTGCATGCTGCTGACTGTAAAACATGAAGATGGTTTCTGCATCGAAACTGATGACAACTATACTTCCAATTCCAACCAGAACAGGATACAGGAATGCACACGTATGGTTAGGACAATATAT ACAGTGTTGAATGGGGTAAAGGGCCTACTGCTGGTCCTGACGGTGATGGAGCTCTGTGTGGCTCTCACTGTCTGCGTCTTCTCTGGGAAAGTCATTCACCTCCATGGGTACTACAGCCTGAGCCGTGGCCGGGGGATG GTGGTGGTAGAGACTGGTACTGACCCCACCGGAGCCAGCCAGGCCTCCCTGAGCGACAGTGATGTGGCCTTACTGGGCAGTGTTGAAGATTCTGACACCCCGGCTCCACCATACTCTCCTTGA